The following are from one region of the Acidimicrobiia bacterium genome:
- a CDS encoding AI-2E family transporter, which yields MADEHRDYDEPKGRNLTMVIRRLGVFSWSMIGVLILTAIVFWLIDKGRIVLAPLLLAVVIVFVLNPMVSWLHRRGVPRILGALLGFLAFFAGLALVAVVVTPDIIDQTQSLVDRFPTIFDDTAQQLRDLLDDLGFGSIAVWSYQDLVDYLNDPGNRDTLIDLLTANIGSVTAGVFEFILVFLIGPVLAFYFLVDLPSTGERMVGLIPPKKRGEMMHLGRQLNVALGGFLRGQLVVALIVGSLLSFGYWLIGLDFWLLIGIIGGILNIVPFLGPWIGGALGVIVALTTGDFSTVVWAVVVAVVVQQIDNNFVSPTVLRATVRLHPTVTLLVLVLGGALAGIWGVIIAVPLTASLKILVGHWWRTRVLGQTWEEAAEAMFDEPVVPRHRRTGELPVVIAGDASSVDTD from the coding sequence GTGGCCGACGAGCACCGCGATTACGACGAACCCAAGGGCCGGAACCTCACCATGGTGATTCGCCGTCTCGGTGTGTTCTCATGGTCGATGATCGGTGTTTTGATCCTCACGGCAATCGTCTTCTGGCTCATCGACAAGGGACGGATCGTCCTTGCACCGCTGTTGCTGGCAGTGGTGATCGTGTTTGTTCTCAATCCGATGGTCTCGTGGCTTCACCGTCGCGGTGTTCCCCGGATCCTCGGTGCCCTGCTCGGCTTCCTCGCCTTCTTCGCAGGGCTCGCTCTCGTCGCCGTCGTGGTTACTCCCGACATCATCGACCAGACCCAGTCGCTCGTCGACCGCTTCCCAACGATCTTCGACGACACCGCCCAGCAGCTGCGCGATCTGCTCGACGACCTCGGGTTCGGGAGCATCGCGGTGTGGAGCTATCAGGATCTGGTGGACTACCTCAACGACCCCGGCAATAGGGACACGCTCATCGATCTGTTGACCGCCAACATCGGGAGTGTCACCGCTGGTGTATTCGAGTTCATCCTCGTGTTCCTCATCGGTCCCGTCCTTGCGTTCTACTTCCTCGTCGATCTTCCCTCAACGGGTGAGAGGATGGTCGGGCTGATCCCCCCGAAGAAGCGGGGCGAGATGATGCATCTCGGCCGTCAGCTCAATGTCGCGCTCGGCGGGTTTCTTCGAGGGCAGCTCGTCGTTGCGCTGATCGTCGGTTCGCTGCTCTCCTTCGGATACTGGTTGATCGGCCTCGATTTCTGGTTGCTGATCGGAATCATCGGCGGCATTCTCAACATCGTTCCGTTCCTCGGGCCCTGGATCGGTGGTGCGCTCGGGGTCATCGTGGCGCTCACAACAGGGGACTTCTCGACGGTGGTCTGGGCGGTCGTCGTCGCCGTCGTTGTGCAGCAGATCGACAACAACTTCGTGTCGCCAACGGTCCTGCGCGCAACGGTTCGGCTGCACCCCACGGTCACCCTGCTCGTCCTTGTGCTCGGCGGAGCCCTTGCGGGCATCTGGGGCGTCATCATCGCTGTGCCGCTGACGGCCTCTCTCAAGATCCTCGTTGGTCACTGGTGGCGAACACGCGTCCTCGGGCAGACCTGGGAGGAGGCAGCAGAGGCGATGTTCGACGAACCGGTGGTGCCCCGTCACCGCCGAACCGGTGAGCTTCCGGTCGTGATCGCAGGTGATGCGAGCTCGGTCGACACCGATTGA
- the cysS gene encoding cysteine--tRNA ligase — MQVYNTMERAVVPFDPKDPERVTIYVCGPTVQSEPHLGHGRSAVAFDVLWRYLEWVGYGVEFVRNVTDVDDKIIDRANEMGLTTQQVAAEAFDSFTVAYDRLGNRRPTIEPKATEHIDTMIKAIGSLIDRGVAYESGGDVYFSVRSFEPYGKLSRHDLDDLRIGDRVDHSSNKHDVLDFALWKAAKPDEPAWDSPWGQGRPGWHIECSAMAAEYLGQPFDIHGGGTDLIFPHHENEIAQAEAATGDTFARYWMHNGMLNLVGEKMSKSTGHVVSLLDGLDRWDPMAIRLFYLRTHYRKPLDFSEDAIGDAEASLERLRAFRRRTVGLVRQEADPEVLGEFRSHMDNDLDVAGALGVIFDTVRNANAAMDRGSTPSASITAVDELLAVLGLDVDAPTDDAVDVDSLADELDIADRSINGLVAARDAARRDRDFARADAIRDGLAERDIIIEDTPDGTRWHRS, encoded by the coding sequence ATGCAGGTCTACAACACGATGGAGCGTGCCGTCGTCCCGTTCGATCCCAAGGATCCCGAGCGGGTGACTATCTATGTGTGCGGGCCAACCGTGCAATCCGAGCCCCATCTCGGACACGGTCGATCAGCGGTCGCGTTCGATGTGTTGTGGAGATACCTCGAGTGGGTTGGCTACGGCGTCGAATTCGTTCGCAATGTGACCGATGTCGACGACAAGATCATCGATCGCGCGAACGAGATGGGCTTGACGACACAACAGGTCGCTGCTGAGGCGTTTGACTCCTTCACCGTTGCGTACGACCGGCTGGGCAACCGTCGACCGACGATCGAACCAAAAGCCACCGAGCACATCGACACGATGATCAAAGCGATCGGCTCGCTCATCGACCGGGGGGTCGCCTACGAGTCCGGCGGCGATGTCTACTTCTCGGTTCGGTCGTTCGAACCATACGGCAAGCTCTCCCGGCACGACCTTGACGACCTGCGAATCGGGGATCGCGTCGACCACTCCTCCAACAAGCACGATGTTCTGGACTTCGCGCTCTGGAAGGCTGCGAAGCCGGACGAGCCCGCGTGGGACAGCCCATGGGGCCAAGGACGACCCGGATGGCACATCGAGTGCTCAGCGATGGCCGCCGAGTACCTCGGGCAGCCTTTCGACATCCATGGCGGGGGCACCGATCTCATATTCCCGCACCACGAGAACGAGATCGCCCAGGCCGAAGCCGCCACTGGCGATACCTTCGCCCGGTATTGGATGCACAACGGCATGCTCAACCTCGTTGGCGAGAAGATGTCGAAGTCCACCGGACATGTTGTGTCCCTGCTTGACGGGCTCGACCGCTGGGATCCGATGGCCATTCGGCTGTTCTACCTCAGGACGCACTACCGAAAGCCCCTCGACTTCTCCGAGGATGCCATTGGCGACGCGGAAGCGAGCCTCGAACGGCTTCGGGCGTTCCGTCGTCGAACCGTCGGCTTGGTCCGTCAGGAAGCTGATCCGGAGGTTCTCGGGGAGTTCCGAAGCCACATGGACAACGACCTCGATGTTGCCGGCGCCCTCGGCGTCATCTTCGACACGGTGAGGAACGCCAACGCGGCCATGGATCGAGGGTCCACGCCGTCCGCATCGATTACTGCCGTGGATGAGTTGCTCGCAGTTCTCGGGCTCGATGTGGATGCCCCGACCGACGACGCGGTCGATGTGGATTCCCTTGCAGACGAGCTCGACATCGCGGATCGTTCCATCAACGGTCTCGTGGCAGCGCGCGACGCGGCGCGCCGCGACCGCGACTTTGCTCGTGCTGACGCCATTCGAGACGGCCTTGCGGAACGAGATATCATCATCGAGGACACACCCGATGGCACGCGCTGGCATCGGAGCTGA
- the rlmB gene encoding 23S rRNA (guanosine(2251)-2'-O)-methyltransferase RlmB, translating into MARAGIGADLEGYHAIRAALDAGRVRSLKVERGRIGHAEIAVLVEDATVRGIEVMLVDDVREGASTSAPQGVVAACEPIRTMALDEAATTGDPPALLVMDHVEDPRNLGAAARSADAAGISAMVVSHNRSAPLGATAFKAAAGALERLPVVSVSSIPDALLRLSKAGLWCVGLDGSADRSLLGLDLLGEPVAVCVGAEGRGLSRLAAERCDVLVRIPMVGSVESLNASVASALACYEVARVRGWVS; encoded by the coding sequence ATGGCACGCGCTGGCATCGGAGCTGACCTCGAGGGCTATCACGCCATCCGAGCGGCTCTCGACGCTGGGCGGGTTCGCTCCCTGAAGGTGGAGCGAGGTCGAATCGGGCACGCCGAAATCGCCGTACTCGTCGAGGACGCCACGGTCCGCGGCATCGAGGTGATGCTTGTCGACGATGTGCGCGAGGGAGCTTCCACGAGTGCACCCCAAGGTGTGGTCGCCGCCTGTGAACCGATTCGAACGATGGCGCTCGATGAAGCAGCCACGACGGGTGATCCACCTGCGCTGCTCGTGATGGACCATGTCGAGGACCCACGGAACCTCGGCGCCGCTGCGCGGTCCGCCGACGCGGCGGGAATCTCCGCCATGGTGGTCTCGCACAACCGGTCCGCTCCACTTGGAGCAACGGCCTTCAAGGCAGCGGCCGGTGCGCTCGAACGGCTCCCGGTTGTGTCCGTCTCGTCGATTCCGGATGCGCTGCTGCGGCTGAGCAAGGCCGGGCTGTGGTGTGTCGGGCTCGACGGATCCGCTGATCGGTCGCTGCTCGGACTCGACCTGCTCGGTGAACCGGTCGCGGTGTGTGTCGGAGCCGAGGGTCGCGGCCTTTCCCGTCTCGCAGCCGAACGGTGTGATGTGCTGGTTCGCATCCCGATGGTGGGATCCGTCGAGAGCCTCAACGCTTCGGTCGCCAGCGCCCTCGCGTGCTATGAGGTGGCTCGCGTGCGCGGCTGGGTATCCTGA
- a CDS encoding MerR family transcriptional regulator yields the protein MQQRTVGTVAALSGLTVRALHHYDEIGLLTPSSRAGNGYRLYGDDDLDRLRTILVYRELGLGLEDIRSIIDGGTDPTEALIEERRRVTDQISRLRSIGTMLDRAILAHRTGAPMTPDEKLSVFGDFDPSQYDDETRQRWGDTDAYGQSAARTATYTEADWKEIAAEADAVYEQFLGLMANTVAADDPRAADAVDAHRAHISRWFYDCSPEIHSGLGELYTGDRRFAANLDKAGVGLTNYLSAAIAARYGSREAG from the coding sequence ATGCAACAGCGAACGGTTGGCACCGTGGCCGCATTGTCGGGACTCACCGTGAGGGCCCTGCACCACTACGACGAGATAGGACTGCTCACACCGTCGAGCCGTGCCGGTAACGGCTATCGCCTGTACGGCGATGATGACCTCGACCGACTGCGGACGATCCTCGTCTATCGGGAACTCGGCCTTGGTCTCGAGGACATCCGGTCAATCATCGATGGCGGCACGGATCCCACCGAAGCCCTCATCGAGGAGCGGCGTCGCGTCACGGACCAGATATCAAGGCTGCGCTCGATCGGCACCATGCTCGACCGAGCAATCCTCGCACACAGAACAGGAGCACCCATGACCCCTGACGAGAAGCTGAGCGTGTTCGGCGATTTCGATCCTTCCCAGTACGACGACGAGACGCGACAGCGGTGGGGCGACACGGACGCCTATGGACAGTCCGCCGCGCGAACGGCGACCTACACCGAAGCCGACTGGAAGGAGATTGCCGCCGAAGCCGACGCGGTGTACGAGCAGTTCCTCGGTCTGATGGCAAACACCGTCGCAGCGGATGACCCGAGAGCCGCAGATGCGGTGGATGCGCACCGAGCGCATATCAGCCGTTGGTTCTACGACTGCTCCCCGGAGATCCACAGCGGTCTCGGTGAGCTCTATACCGGCGATCGGCGCTTCGCCGCGAACCTCGACAAGGCCGGTGTCGGGCTCACCAACTACCTGTCGGCGGCGATCGCGGCGCGATACGGATCACGCGAGGCCGGGTAG